A genomic window from Paucibacter sp. KCTC 42545 includes:
- a CDS encoding trimeric intracellular cation channel family protein: MNSAVIDHYGQFLRHGIEFAATLAFATSGVLAGARKHLDPVGVCVVAFLAAFGGGTLRDLLLDRRPFYWVESVNVVWLIFAISVGAVLFMRARHFEPTRRLIQIPDALGLGLFVAVGVDAAQAVGMPPLVAVLMGVITGVFGGVLRDIVCNEIPQAFSDHQPYAILGFLGGWLYLLLEHLHAPDWLSLFACIAFTAGARFLAIWRNWRLPGWRS, translated from the coding sequence ATGAATAGCGCGGTGATTGACCATTACGGCCAGTTCTTGCGGCATGGCATCGAGTTTGCCGCCACCCTGGCTTTTGCCACCTCCGGCGTCTTGGCCGGTGCGCGCAAGCATCTGGACCCGGTGGGCGTTTGCGTGGTGGCATTTCTGGCCGCTTTTGGCGGCGGCACCTTGCGCGACTTGCTGCTGGACCGGCGGCCGTTTTACTGGGTTGAAAGCGTCAACGTCGTCTGGCTGATCTTTGCCATCAGCGTGGGCGCGGTGCTGTTCATGCGGGCGCGCCACTTCGAGCCAACGCGGCGCCTGATCCAGATCCCTGACGCGCTGGGCCTTGGCCTGTTCGTGGCGGTGGGCGTGGACGCCGCGCAGGCCGTGGGCATGCCGCCCCTGGTGGCGGTGCTGATGGGCGTGATCACCGGCGTGTTCGGCGGCGTGCTACGCGACATCGTCTGCAATGAGATTCCGCAGGCCTTCAGCGATCACCAGCCCTATGCCATTCTGGGTTTTCTGGGCGGCTGGCTTTACCTGTTGCTGGAGCATTTGCACGCCCCCGACTGGCTGAGCTTGTTTGCCTGCATCGCCTTCACGGCCGGGGCACGCTTCCTGGCGATCTGGCGCAACTGGCGGCTGCCCGGCTGGCGCAGCTGA
- a CDS encoding carboxymuconolactone decarboxylase family protein, with protein MSSKSYQDITRSVSASLAKLRADIPQTTRAFSALAQAATAEGALDKKTKELIAMALAVGARCDACVGFHAQALVKLGTSRAELEEALGMAIYMGGGPSLMYAAEALSAYEEFGGQTSLTEAASGG; from the coding sequence ATGAGCAGCAAGAGCTACCAAGACATCACCCGCAGCGTCTCTGCCTCACTGGCCAAGCTGCGCGCCGATATCCCGCAAACCACCCGTGCCTTCTCGGCCCTGGCCCAAGCCGCCACGGCCGAAGGCGCGCTGGACAAGAAGACCAAGGAGTTGATCGCCATGGCCCTGGCCGTGGGCGCGCGTTGCGACGCCTGCGTGGGCTTTCACGCCCAGGCTTTGGTCAAGCTGGGCACCAGCCGTGCCGAGTTGGAGGAAGCCTTGGGCATGGCGATCTATATGGGCGGCGGCCCCTCGCTGATGTATGCGGCGGAAGCGCTCTCAGCCTATGAAGAGTTTGGCGGGCAGACCAGCCTGACTGAAGCAGCCAGCGGGGGCTAA
- a CDS encoding rhodanese-like domain-containing protein codes for MSNSSLHLTPVDALQALQTGACWLVDVREGHEVARLAYDHPRVICLPLSQLGQALGQLPQDADLIMACAAGGRSQQAMQFLLQNGRADVRNMSGGMGAWMAHGLPVKQGVV; via the coding sequence ATGTCAAATAGCTCTCTTCATCTGACGCCTGTGGATGCCCTGCAGGCTTTGCAGACCGGCGCATGCTGGTTGGTCGATGTGCGCGAAGGCCATGAGGTGGCCCGTCTGGCCTACGACCACCCGCGCGTGATCTGCCTGCCTTTGAGTCAACTTGGCCAAGCCTTGGGGCAGTTGCCGCAAGACGCCGACCTGATCATGGCCTGCGCCGCTGGTGGCCGCAGCCAGCAGGCCATGCAATTCCTCTTGCAGAACGGCCGCGCCGATGTGCGCAATATGAGCGGCGGCATGGGCGCCTGGATGGCGCATGGCTTGCCGGTCAAGCAGGGCGTGGTCTGA